A window from Planococcus maritimus encodes these proteins:
- a CDS encoding YybS family protein produces the protein MKKADMPNQKTRQLTNGAMMTALFAVLLAISVYVPVLSLVSTLFLALPIAWYSAKYPAKASALVAVVGVVLSFLIGGLLSLPLALIHIPLGLMIGLSIHYKKSKLFMFMGSSIVLLLSLMLQYVAAIAFLGINFLEEFTETMRSSYEQAGTWLERLGSESMEEYEELVAQIMLTFETLLPTLLILTTFTTVWVLLLILLPILKRLGIEVPKFPPFREMRLPKSVLWYYLIVILVSLLSDFEQGTMAYFIFANASMLLQFLLFLQGVSFYHFYIHQEGWPRWVTVIVTILAVPLQSFTSIIGILDLGFDIRGWIKRAHDSKGK, from the coding sequence ATGAAAAAAGCAGATATGCCTAACCAAAAGACACGTCAGTTAACGAACGGAGCCATGATGACGGCACTGTTTGCCGTCTTGTTGGCTATTTCTGTATATGTACCGGTGCTGAGTTTAGTCAGTACCTTGTTTTTGGCATTGCCGATCGCTTGGTATAGCGCCAAGTATCCGGCAAAGGCGTCGGCGCTGGTCGCAGTGGTCGGGGTCGTGTTAAGCTTCCTGATCGGCGGATTGCTATCATTGCCACTGGCGTTGATTCACATTCCGCTGGGGCTCATGATTGGGCTGTCGATCCACTATAAAAAAAGCAAATTGTTCATGTTCATGGGCTCGAGCATTGTGTTGCTGCTATCATTGATGTTGCAATATGTAGCAGCGATCGCCTTTTTAGGAATTAATTTCCTGGAAGAATTTACTGAGACGATGCGTAGTTCGTACGAGCAGGCGGGAACATGGCTCGAACGGCTCGGTTCAGAATCGATGGAGGAATACGAGGAGCTCGTCGCGCAGATCATGCTGACTTTTGAGACCTTGCTTCCGACCTTATTAATTTTGACGACGTTCACGACGGTGTGGGTATTGTTGCTAATCTTACTGCCGATTTTGAAACGGCTTGGGATTGAAGTGCCGAAATTCCCGCCATTCCGCGAGATGCGCTTGCCGAAAAGTGTATTATGGTATTACTTGATCGTCATTTTAGTGTCCTTGCTGTCCGATTTCGAGCAAGGGACCATGGCGTATTTCATTTTCGCAAATGCCTCGATGCTGTTGCAGTTCCTGCTGTTTTTGCAAGGGGTATCGTTCTATCATTTCTATATCCACCAAGAGGGCTGGCCCCGCTGGGTAACGGTGATCGTGACGATTTTGGCAGTCCCGTTGCAGTCGTTTACGAGCATCATCGGGATTTTGGATCTCGGCTTCGATATCCGGGGCTGGATCAAGCGGGCGCATGACTCTAAAGGAAAGTAA